The genomic segment AAAGCCGCTTCGGTCGCGATTTCATCGGCGGTGACGGCTGCGCGCGGCACTTCAATCATGGTGCCGACGGAATAATCGACTTTCACACCGGTTTCTTCCATGACCTTTTTGGCGGTGGCGACGATGATTTCCTTCTGCGAGGCAAGTTCCTTCACGGTGCCGACAAGCGGTACCATGACCTCCGGACGCGCGTCCACGCCTTCTTTGGTCAACTGACAGGCGGCTTCAAAAATGGCGCGCGCCTGCATTTCGGTGATTTCCGGATAGGTGATGCCCAGGCGGCAGCCGCGATGCCCCAGCATCGGGTTAAATTCATGAAGCGCATTGACTTTGGCCTTGACCGCTTCCACGGAGATGCCCATTTCCTCAGCCATTTCGCGCTGGCTTTCTTCTTCATGCGGGACGAATTCGTGCAGCGGCGGATCGAGCAGACGGATGGTGACGCCGTATCCTTCCATGGCTTTGAGAATGCCGTAGAAGTCTTCGCGCTGCATCGGCAGCAGTTTGGCCAGAGCGACTTTGCGGCCTTCCAGATTATCGGCCAGAATCATTTCGCGCACGGCCTTGATGCGGTCGCCTTCAAAAAACATATGTTCGGTGCGGCAAAGGCCGATGCCCTGCGCGCCGAAATTCCGGGCGACCGCCGCATCGTGAGGCGTATCGGCGTTGGTGCGAATGCCCAGTTTTTTGGCTTCGTCAGCCCACTGCATGATGATGCCGAAATTGCCGGAGAGTTCCGCCGGACGTGTTTTCACTTCGCCCAGCATGACTTCGCCGGTGGAACCGTCGATAGAGATGTAGTCTCCTTCTTTGACGAGAGCGGTTTTAAACTTGATTTCCTTCCTGGCATAGCTGATTTCAATGTCACCGCAGCCGGAGACGCAGCATTTGCCCATGCCGCGCGCGACAACGGCCGCGTGTGAGGTCATACCGCCGCGCTGCGTGAGGATGCCCTGCGCCGCCGACATGCCTTTGAGGTCTTCCGGTGAGGTTTCAATACGGACCAGAACGACTTTTTCACCGCGTTTATTCCAGTCATCCGCGTCATCCGCGTTGAAAACCACGCGTCCTGTTCCTGCGCCGGGGGAGGCGGGAAGCCCCTTGGTGATGACGTTGCGGACTGCCTGAGGATCAAAGGTCGGATGGAGCAGCTGGTCGAGCGACGTCGGATCAATGCGTAAGAGAGCCGTCTTCTTGTCGATCAATTTTTCGTTAACCATATCCACCGCGATGGTGACGGCGGCTGCTGCCGTGCGTTTGCCGGTGCGGGTCTGGAGCATCCAGAGTTTATGATCCTGGATGGTGAATTCGATATCCTGCATTTCCTTATAATGATGTTCAAGTTTTGTGTAAGTATAGACCAGGTCTTTATAGGCGGCAGGCATGTATTCTTCGAGAGACGGGAATGATTTTGTCCGATCCTCTTCGCTTATGTTGTTGTCTTTGGCCCAGCGGCGGGATCCTTCCACCGTGACCTGCTGCGGGGTGCGGATACCGGCGACGACATCTTCACCCTGGGCGTTGATCAGGTATTCACCATAGAACAGATTTTCACCCGTAGCCGGATCGCGGGTAAAGGCAACGCCGGTGGCACAGCTTTCACCCCGGTTGCCGAAGACCATCGCCTGAACGTTCACGGCGGTGCCCCATTTATCGTCAAAACCGTTCATCTTACGATAAAGGACGGCGCGCGGTGTGTTCCAGGACATAAATACCGCACCGATGGCGCCCCAGAGCTGTTCTTTGGGATCAGAGGGGAATTCCTTGCCCAGTTTTTCCACGATGAGCTTTTTGAAACGGGCGACCAGTTCCTTTAAATCACCAACCGTCATGTCCAGATCGGCTTTGACGCCCTTTTCGGCTTTGAGCGCGTCCATAACTTCCTCGAAGGGGTCATGCGCGTCTTTGTCTTCCGGTTTGAGCCCCATAACGACGTCGCCGTACATCTGAACAAAGCGCCGGTAGGAATCCCAGCCGAATCGTTCGTTGCCGGATATGCGGATGATGCCTTCGACGGTTTCGTCATTGAGGCCGAGGTTCAGAACGGTGTCCATCATACCCGGCATGGAGACGCGCGCGCCGGAGCGGACGGATAGTAAAAGAGGATTGGACGGATCTCCGAATTGAGCCCCCATGGATTTTTCGACTTTTTTCAGCGCCGCTTCTACGTCTTTTTCGAGTCCTGCGGGGAAGTGCTTATTGTTCTCGTAAAATTCAACGCAGACATCCGCTGTGATTGTGAATCCCGCAGGTACGGGAATTCCCAGATTCGCCATTTCGGCCAGGTTTGCCCCTTTGCCGCCGAGAAGGTTTTTCATGCTGGCAGTGCCTTCATTAATTCCCTTCCCGAATGTGTAAACACGTTTAGCCATATACTTATCTCCTTTAGAAAGAATTTTATAAGTGAGACTCAAATTTCAAAAGCGCCCCGACCTGCTCTGACAAGGTAACACCCTGAAATCATTAAGTCGAACCATGCCGTAAAGCGGAGGGTATTAAAAACACCCGTGGCTGTCATTGAAACAAATAAAGCCTGAAGTTAATAATTGAAATACTGGATGCTGTAAAGTATTTTTTCTCCTCAAAAGCAAAAAAACCCCCGCCGGGGTGGGGCGGGGGCTTTTTACTGCTGGAACTATCTATAGAGGGAAGGGTTTAGCTGATCAGGGTTTTCAGAGCATCGACAACCGGCGCCGTGAAAAGAGCAATCAGAAGCGTATAAAGAGCAAAAGATCCAATTGCTTCACTCAGATATAGTTTGTCATATTTGCGCTTCAAAGAAACAATAATGAGTCCGCCGATAACCAGGCAGCCAAAATGGAAGAAGGGGAAAGCGGCATCTCCGGTAGCGCTGAATTGAGCAAAGCTGAAAGTTGCTGTTGTCAAAACAATAAAGCCAACTAAAAGAGCTGTCTGCATAATTTTTTTCATAATCAAATCCTCCTCAAATTCTGGAAAGACTGTTTGCTTGTCTTTGATTAGATTACAATGAAAAAAATGTGCCAGATATCAAAGCAAAAATAATAATTCTTTAAATAATTAATATTATTAAAATAATAACCATGGTTATCCCGGCCGCTTCCGGATAAGTGTTGTCTAAAACGATAATTGATTGAAAGAAACGTTCAATGCCGATCAGAAAAAGAATAAAACATTTAATCCCGCTAATGCGGGGCAAGTGTCAATTTGCCTCAGCTTGCTGCGAAACGGTTGGCAGAAGGGCTGTATGGAATTGACTGTTTTGTGCCGGATGTTTAGTTTTCGACAAGTGATTGCGGCGATTCATGTGACAGTCGGAGCAACAACAAGGATTCTTCGAAAAAATTTGTAATGGTTTGATATATTAAAAAATATGACCAGGGTGGAGACAATGCGTCAGCCGTAATATGTTTATCAGCTGTTCTTTGTCGAAGCTTTACCATTAATCGGCATTGTGCTAGAAACATGTATAATGAAAGATAAAACGACCTGCAGGAAAATACCACTACGACATAAGCACATGTTATCCGGACGAAAAACAAAACGCCCGGAGTCGTTTTCTTTTATGAAACCGGACATTGCCCAGCCGCTTCGGAGCATTCTGGCGCGGATCGGCAAGCCTGAAGCCGCGCCTTTTGTGCCGGATGAATTTCAGGTGCAGGCGCTTTCCGCCATCAGGCAAAATGATTGTCTGGTGATTGCCCCGACCGGTTCCGGTAAAACCTGGATCGCGCGCGAAGCCATTTTGTCGGTGATGGAAAAAGGCGGACGCGCCTGGTACGCGTCGCCGCTCAAAGCCCTGTCCAATTCCAAATGGGTGGAGTTCGGCCTGCATTTTGATCCCGAAAATGTCGGCATCATCACCGGCGACACCAAAGAAAATACCGAAGCGCCGATCATTGTCGGTACGACGGAAATCCTGCGCAATCAGCTTTATGACGTTATGCATGAGGGACTGGACCTGGATTGCGATCTGGTCATTCTGGACGAAGCACATTTTCTGGGCGACGTTGACCGCGGTGTCGTATGGGAAGAAATTATGATTTACCTGCCGGTACGGGTAAATCTGCTGTTGCTTTCGGCCACCATCGGCAATGGCGATGAGATTGCGTCTTGGCTTTCATCCATCCGCAATAAAACCTGCACGGTGATCCGTGAGGAAAAACGCCCCGTGCCGCTGTATCCGATGTTCCTGCATCCGTCCGGCTGCCTGCATCCTTTTCTGGACGGCAAAAAAGCCGGGCATGCTGTTTGTGAGTTTTTGAAAAAAGAAAAATTCCGGCACCGGGGAAGCCGCCGTCCGCCGGATTACGCCGGTATTATACGGGTGCTGGAGCATTTCAACCTTCTGCCGGCCATCTTCTTTTTAAAATCGCGCGCGGAATGCGACGCGGCGCTTTCCTGCCGGTCGGGACTTGCGCCTCTGAAAGAGAATGACGCGTTCAACGATGATTTATACGATCTTTTAGATCGGTTTCCTTCTCTCGGCTCTCACCGGCAGATCAAGGCGCTCCGGGCCGCAGGACTGGCCGCGCATCACGGCGGGCAGTTGCCGTCCTGGAAACTGCTGGTTGAGGAAATGATGAACCGCGGGCGCCTGCGGGTGATTTTTGCCACCTCCACTATTGCCGCCGGTGTAAATTTCCCCGCGCGAACGATTGTGCTGTTTAATTCCGATCAGTTTAACGGGCATGATTTTGCGGAACTGTCGGCAACGGAGTTTCGCCAGATGACGGGAAGGGCAGGAAGGCGCGGTCAGGACAACATCGGCTTTATGCTGGCGGTTTCCGGCCGGTTTATGGATTTGGGACATATCAGGAAAATGCTGGGAGCTGCTCCGGAAGATATCTTCAGTCAGTTGAAGAATGACTTTGGGATGGTTCTGAATCTGCTTTTGTCACAGACACCGCATGATGTGAAAAAAATATTTGAAAGATCGTTTGCGGCCTGGCAGCAAACGAAAGCGGAAAATCATGGAGCGTCTGCCGCCGATCTGCTGTGGAAGGATTTTTCCCTGCACCTGAATTTTCTTCGTGAAGAGGGATTTGTCGATGCGGCAGGCAGGCTCACCGATGATGGGCACTGGGCGTCACGTCTGAGGCTGGACCATCCGCTTTTGGTTGCCGAATGTCTGCGAAAAGGCGGCTTCCCGGGGGATAATGAAAAACTGCTGGCGGCGGTGGTTGCGGTGTTTGCCTACGACCGTGACGATGAGATACAAATGGTCACCAAAGAACTGCCGCATAAACTGACAGCCGTGCTGCGCAAAATGCTGCTGGTTGTCCGGCCGCTTTCTCGCCGGCTGGAGGAGGCCGGATTTGTCGGCGCCAGGTTGTTTGCCTCGGCCGGGGTGGCGATGTATTACTGGGCGCAGGGGAGGGACTGGGATTTGATGATCAGGATGACCGGCATTGCCGAGGGCGACATGGCCTCGTTGATCCTGCGCACGGCGGACAATCTGCGGCAGATCGCTTCCCTCAAAGATACGCATCCGGAAATAGCGGCATGCGCGGTTCGGGCAAGGGAGGCGATACTGCGCGAACCGGTCCTCTTCCTGTGAGGTTTGGGCCGTTGAAAACCGCCCACCTGCGGCGTTTCCCTCACCCTTCGTCGTTGCGGCGTATGAAAATACGCCTCACTCCTCAGGGCTCGGGGGCCTTGCATCTGGACGGTTTTGAACGGCCCTGAAAAACAATGGTGTATGAATACAAAATTTAGTGAAAATAAAAATTTATAAGGAAATAAATAATTTATTAATCATATGCTGAAAAAGTTATTGATCATTCTATCGCTGATATTTTGTTTTTTGACATCCAATCCGGTTTTGGCAGCCGACACGCGGGTGACGGAGCTTCGCACCGGCAGCTTCCATACCAATCTGCTGCAGGGGATCAGTAAAACTTTCAATATGGATAACGCCGCCGCAGATGCTTATTTCAAGAAGGCCATAGAATTGGAGCCCGAAAATCCGACCGGATATGCCCTGTCCGCGATGCTGCATTTATTCGCTTATGAAATGTGCTATACCCTTGAGCAACGGCAGAAAGAGAAAGAAGCCATTTTGTACTATTCGGAAGAAGCGCTGGCGCGGGGTGAAAAAAGGATTGCCCGGTATCCTAAAGACAGCCGTGCCTATCTGGCCATGGCTCTGGCTAAAATTGCCAAAGTTAACTGGGCCATCAAAGAGAAGAAATATCTGGTCATGGCCCAGGAAACATCCAGTATCTGGGATTATCTGGAAGCCGCCAAATCCGCTGATCCCAATAATTATGATGTTGATTTTTTAATGGGATGGCTCCACTACCATATTGATCATTTTCAGGGGATGACCGGTTTCCTGTCTTCATGGCTGATCGTGGATGGAAACCGGCAAAAGGGGCTGCAGGAAATAAAAACAGCGGCGCAAAAGGGGTATCTTCTTCGTGATATCGCTCAATCCGAGCTGATTTCGGTTTATCTCAACTATGAAAAACAACCATCCAAAGCCCTGCCCATTCTTCAGGATTTAAAAAATAAATTTCCAAATAACTATAACTATTACTTTACACTGGGTATGGCCATGGTGGAGTTGCGCCGGTTTGACGAAGCCGAGGCCATCGCCGCACAAATTGAAAAAAACATCAGCTCCGGGGCGTCGCCCTTTGTTCCGCAGCTTCAGCCGCGCTATAATCAGTTGATGGGACGGATTCATTTTAAACGCGGTGAATACGGAAGAGCCGAATCGTTTTTTCAGAAAGTTGTTCAGGACAAATCTTTCTATAATGCCCGCACGCGGGCCCGGTCTCTGGTCTATCTGGGCATGATTCATGATATTCGTCAGGAACGCAGATATGCAGGGGATTACTACAAGCGGGCGCTGCAAGTTGAAGGCGCCGAGGGATCTGCGAAGATTGATGCGAAAGAATATCTTAAAACGCCTTACCGGGTGAATGGGAAGTGAACAGCAAAAAAGGCGCAAAGCCGCCAAGGGATAAAGATAAATAAAGGAATCATTGAAAAGATGTAAATATTGTTTTGCCTCAGCGCGCTTTTTTCAATACATGCAGCCTCACCCATTTTTCCAAACCGATAATGCAGTAAACGGCAAGGGCAACACCGACAATCAGAAGCCAGTCGTTTGCGCCGATCGGGGCGCTGTGAAACACTTTATTCATAAACGGCGCATAGGTGAAGAGGAGCTGCAGGACGATCATCAGACCGCTGCCCGCCAGCACCCAGGGATTGGACAATAGCCCGATTTTAAACATGGAACGCGTCAGCGACCGGCAGTTGAACAGGTAGGTGAGTTCGATCAGGACAAACATGTTCACCGCAACTGTCCGGGCCGTTTCCGGCGTATAACCGGCGGCTTTCTGCCAGTTGAAGACGGAAAAGACCGCCGCAAGCATCAGCAGGGAAACCAGTAAAATACGTCCGATCAGAATGCCGGACAAGATGGGGCTGTCGGGCTTGCGGGGCGGATACGTCATTAAATCCGTTTCGCCCGGCTCGAAGGCCAGCATCAATCCCAAAAGCACCGCCGTGGTCATGTTGATCCAGAGAATCTGCACCGGGAGAATGGGCAGCGCCACACCGCTCATGACGGCGGCCAGAATCACGAGGCCTTCGCCGCCGTTGGTGGGAAGCGTCCAGGTGATGAATTTGATCAGATTGTCAAAAATGCGGCGTCCTTCATCAACGGCGGCGGTGATGCTGGCGAAATTATCATCGGTGAGCACCATGTCGGCGGCTTCCTTGGAGACGTCCGTACCGGTGATGCCCATGGCAATGCCGATATTGGCCTGCTTGAGGGCGGGGGCGTCATTGACACCGTCGCCGGTCATCGCGACAATGTGATTGCGGGCCTGCAGCGCTTTGACCAGCCGCAGTTTCTGCTCGGGCGCGACGCGCGCGAACACGGATGTCGTTTCCGCTTTTTCAATCATCTCTGCGTCCGAGAGGCTTTCCAGCTGCCTGCCGGTGAGGGTCGCGGGTTTTTCATTTTCCCGGCCGGGAACCAGGCCAATGCCCAGCTGTCTGGCGATTTCCGTCGCGGTGACGGCATGATCGCCCGTGATCATTTTCACGGCAATGCCGGCCTTGCGGCAGACGCCGACGGCGGCAATAGCTTCGGTGCGCGGCGGGTCAATCATGCCCTGCAAGCCCAGGAAGGTCAGGCCCGACAGGCAGTCGTCAACATCCAGCTTGTTTTTATCGATGGTCTTGCTTGCCAGCGCCAGCACGCGCAAACCGCCCGCCGCAAACTCGTCCGACTTTTTGAAGATATCGCCCTTGTCCAGCGGCGCCGGTATTCCGTCCGTCGACAGACTCTCCGAACAGGCCTCCAGAACCTTTTCAATTGCGCCTTTCAGATAGAGTCGGTTGCCCTGCCCGGTTTTGTGCAGGGTGGCCATAAACTGGCGTTCCGATTCAAAGGGAACGATATCCAGGCGGGGCATTGTTTCCAGAGCCTGCCCGGGAAAAAACCCGGCCTTGGCGGCGGCCGTAATCAACGAGCCTTCCGTCGGGTCTCCCTCGACGCGCCAGAGCGAATCCGATTCGACCAGGCGCGAATCGTTGCACAGAAGACCGGCGATGAGCGTCTCGGAAAGCGGCGTGGACAGTTGGCCGGTTACGGACGCGCCATTGGCGAGAATCCGGCCCTCCGGCGCATAGCCGTTGCCTTCCACGTCAAAAAAAACGTTTCCCGCAAAAATGCGGCGGACGGTCATCTGATTTTCGGTTAGTGTGCCGGTTTTATCCGAGCAGATCACGGTCGTGCTGCCCAGGGTTTCCACGGCGGGGAGCTTGCGGATGATGGCCTTGCGTCTGGCCATGCGGCTAACGCCGATGGCCAGTGTAATGGTCACGGCGGCGGGCAGCCCCTCCGGTATGGCGCCCACGGCCAGCGCGACGGCGGCCATGAACATATCGACCGCGCCTTCACCGCGCCAAAGCCCCACGGCAAAGGTCAGCGCCGCCAGCGCC from the Deltaproteobacteria bacterium HGW-Deltaproteobacteria-6 genome contains:
- a CDS encoding pyruvate, phosphate dikinase encodes the protein MAKRVYTFGKGINEGTASMKNLLGGKGANLAEMANLGIPVPAGFTITADVCVEFYENNKHFPAGLEKDVEAALKKVEKSMGAQFGDPSNPLLLSVRSGARVSMPGMMDTVLNLGLNDETVEGIIRISGNERFGWDSYRRFVQMYGDVVMGLKPEDKDAHDPFEEVMDALKAEKGVKADLDMTVGDLKELVARFKKLIVEKLGKEFPSDPKEQLWGAIGAVFMSWNTPRAVLYRKMNGFDDKWGTAVNVQAMVFGNRGESCATGVAFTRDPATGENLFYGEYLINAQGEDVVAGIRTPQQVTVEGSRRWAKDNNISEEDRTKSFPSLEEYMPAAYKDLVYTYTKLEHHYKEMQDIEFTIQDHKLWMLQTRTGKRTAAAAVTIAVDMVNEKLIDKKTALLRIDPTSLDQLLHPTFDPQAVRNVITKGLPASPGAGTGRVVFNADDADDWNKRGEKVVLVRIETSPEDLKGMSAAQGILTQRGGMTSHAAVVARGMGKCCVSGCGDIEISYARKEIKFKTALVKEGDYISIDGSTGEVMLGEVKTRPAELSGNFGIIMQWADEAKKLGIRTNADTPHDAAVARNFGAQGIGLCRTEHMFFEGDRIKAVREMILADNLEGRKVALAKLLPMQREDFYGILKAMEGYGVTIRLLDPPLHEFVPHEEESQREMAEEMGISVEAVKAKVNALHEFNPMLGHRGCRLGITYPEITEMQARAIFEAACQLTKEGVDARPEVMVPLVGTVKELASQKEIIVATAKKVMEETGVKVDYSVGTMIEVPRAAVTADEIATEAAFFSFGTNDLTQMTFGYSRDDAGKFLPDYIAKKILPVDPFRVLDRGGVGQLVQMAVAKGRGVNPKLKVGICGEHGGDPSSIEFCHLTGLNYVSCSPFRVPIARLAAAQAALRNAAPAKKAAVKAVKAVAKAVKKAAVAKPKAKSVTKKVVVKKAAPKKAAVKKPVKKIVAKKAAPKKTVVKKVAVKKAAPKKAAAKKPAVKKTAKKK
- a CDS encoding ATP-dependent DNA helicase gives rise to the protein MKPDIAQPLRSILARIGKPEAAPFVPDEFQVQALSAIRQNDCLVIAPTGSGKTWIAREAILSVMEKGGRAWYASPLKALSNSKWVEFGLHFDPENVGIITGDTKENTEAPIIVGTTEILRNQLYDVMHEGLDLDCDLVILDEAHFLGDVDRGVVWEEIMIYLPVRVNLLLLSATIGNGDEIASWLSSIRNKTCTVIREEKRPVPLYPMFLHPSGCLHPFLDGKKAGHAVCEFLKKEKFRHRGSRRPPDYAGIIRVLEHFNLLPAIFFLKSRAECDAALSCRSGLAPLKENDAFNDDLYDLLDRFPSLGSHRQIKALRAAGLAAHHGGQLPSWKLLVEEMMNRGRLRVIFATSTIAAGVNFPARTIVLFNSDQFNGHDFAELSATEFRQMTGRAGRRGQDNIGFMLAVSGRFMDLGHIRKMLGAAPEDIFSQLKNDFGMVLNLLLSQTPHDVKKIFERSFAAWQQTKAENHGASAADLLWKDFSLHLNFLREEGFVDAAGRLTDDGHWASRLRLDHPLLVAECLRKGGFPGDNEKLLAAVVAVFAYDRDDEIQMVTKELPHKLTAVLRKMLLVVRPLSRRLEEAGFVGARLFASAGVAMYYWAQGRDWDLMIRMTGIAEGDMASLILRTADNLRQIASLKDTHPEIAACAVRAREAILREPVLFL
- a CDS encoding carbonate dehydratase — its product is MESLICKHWHHCPAEEVTTLLTTHPDRGLSLFEAKHRIERFGLNMVTAKKQKGPLARFLLQFRQPLVYILLAAALITLLLREWADSSVIFGVVIVNAVIGFVQESKAEKAIESLKRMMTTQATVLRDGKWMQIDSIHLVAGDIIRIQSGDKVPADVRLLSCRDLQVDESALTGESVPVIKKEEVLDPETILADRRNMAYAGTLVTYGQAQAVVVATGNKTETGRISEMISEATDLSTPLTIKIASFSKVLLIAILALAALTFAVGLWRGEGAVDMFMAAVALAVGAIPEGLPAAVTITLAIGVSRMARRKAIIRKLPAVETLGSTTVICSDKTGTLTENQMTVRRIFAGNVFFDVEGNGYAPEGRILANGASVTGQLSTPLSETLIAGLLCNDSRLVESDSLWRVEGDPTEGSLITAAAKAGFFPGQALETMPRLDIVPFESERQFMATLHKTGQGNRLYLKGAIEKVLEACSESLSTDGIPAPLDKGDIFKKSDEFAAGGLRVLALASKTIDKNKLDVDDCLSGLTFLGLQGMIDPPRTEAIAAVGVCRKAGIAVKMITGDHAVTATEIARQLGIGLVPGRENEKPATLTGRQLESLSDAEMIEKAETTSVFARVAPEQKLRLVKALQARNHIVAMTGDGVNDAPALKQANIGIAMGITGTDVSKEAADMVLTDDNFASITAAVDEGRRIFDNLIKFITWTLPTNGGEGLVILAAVMSGVALPILPVQILWINMTTAVLLGLMLAFEPGETDLMTYPPRKPDSPILSGILIGRILLVSLLMLAAVFSVFNWQKAAGYTPETARTVAVNMFVLIELTYLFNCRSLTRSMFKIGLLSNPWVLAGSGLMIVLQLLFTYAPFMNKVFHSAPIGANDWLLIVGVALAVYCIIGLEKWVRLHVLKKAR